ATACGCCCGCAGTCAGATACTCGGAATAAATTTTATCCAGCAAGTCTTCTACAAACATAACATCTGCTTCAGACAGAGCGAGCTCGTGCCCATTTTCCGGATTTTGGATCATCGGAAGAGTCCTTAACAGTGTGTTTTCCTGCAAAGCCAGAAATTCCTGCGTAAAGGCAAAAGCGGTACCCCAGGTGGGCAAAGGCTCTTCCTTGACCGTAATCTGTTGCGGAGCAAAAAAATAGAAAGTCTGATCTTTCGGTTCGTAGGGAACCATATCCACCCAGTGCCGTCCGCCACCCTGCCGAATGAATCCAAGTAAATAGTAGTCTTTTCGGTGGGGAATGAGAAGTTCGGAGTGATGGGTAACCGTTCCTTCAAAACGGGACATACTGAATAGCTTGCTGCCTAAAATGGGGTCCTGCTCTAGCGTGTAAAGGGGAATGGGTGGATCAAGGGTCGTAAGATTCATTGTTAAAAGTACAAAATTTCCGTTTTCACTTACGCCTAATTGACAAACGGTGGTTGACTCAACTTGCCAGCGTTTCGCAGGGACGTAAGGGATTATGCCTCCCTCTACTCCGTCAAACCATCCATTCTATATATTACCAAAGTAATGCCTGTACGAACAGACACATCTTTTTCTGGTACTACTCATGCAAAAGATTTACGTCCTAAAATGCTGGTAAATGAGCGAAAGCCAGAATTTAAATGATTCGCTTTTCCAACCATTTAGTAAGAATGGAGTTATTCCAATACACTTTTGACGAATGATATGCCAGGTGAGAAATTCCCCCATGCAGGGTCGCTTCGAGAGCGTTTAGATATTGATTTTGCCTTAACCTCGGCGGGTTTGGGCGTTTGGGAGTTAGATCCTATTTCCAGACAGGTACTCTGGGATGATCGTTGCCGGGAGCTGCATGGCTTAGCTGACGATAATATTCTTCCCTATGAAAAAGTGATGGCCTATATCCACCCCGATGATGTGGTTCGCGTGGATAAGACGGTTCAGGAAGCTTTTCAAATACCCTCTGGGGGTAATTACGATGTGACCTACCGTACCATTGGGGCAAATGACGGCAAATTACGCTGGGTACGCTTTTACGGAAAAGCCTATTTTAATGAACAAGGAGACGTGTACCGTTTTGGCGGCGTTGCTCAAGATGTAACCCGTGATATGGAAAGCCTGCAAAATCAGCAGGCCGCTCAGCAACAAATGCTCGATTCATTTGAAGCGTCACCGGTAGGAATTGCCGTGATTGATCGCCATGAACTGACCTTTCTGCGAGCGAATGCCTTTTACGGAGAATTAGTGGGCCGAACGCCCGATCAAATCGTAGGTAAATCACTATTAACCGCTTTGCCAGAGCTGGCGGGGCAAGGCTTTGATGACCTACTACAAGGCGTGCTAGACACGGGTACACCCTTTATTGCGAAAGAAGTAGCGGCTACACTGGTTCGAAATCAGCTTTTAGAAACGATCTATGTCGATCTAACCTATCAGCCCCAGCGGCCTCCCAATCAGACCGAAATTAC
This region of Siphonobacter curvatus genomic DNA includes:
- a CDS encoding AraC family transcriptional regulator: MNLTTLDPPIPLYTLEQDPILGSKLFSMSRFEGTVTHHSELLIPHRKDYYLLGFIRQGGGRHWVDMVPYEPKDQTFYFFAPQQITVKEEPLPTWGTAFAFTQEFLALQENTLLRTLPMIQNPENGHELALSEADVMFVEDLLDKIYSEYLTAGVWHQRMLSAYLQVLLTYLSRLYTEQFERKTFSAETQLLKKYQAEINKHFHQLHQVSDYASLLHVSAGYLSEVIKAQSSKSAITHIHDRLVLEARRLLFHSEQSLKEIAFGLGFSDASYFSRFFKRETQVTPAEYRAATRRMYQ